A genomic stretch from Natronomonas gomsonensis includes:
- a CDS encoding MaoC family dehydratase, with protein MPRYFEDIEVGATYELDGTYEVTEDEVLEFAEKYDPQPFHTDKEAAKDSIFGSLAASGWHTASICMRLLVDGFLDAETSMGARGIDDLQWKQPVYPGDTLCVDVEILEKRVSESRPGMGHVRSKLTGYNDDGEAVIEWKADGMFRRREADE; from the coding sequence ACGGTATTTCGAGGACATCGAAGTCGGAGCGACGTACGAACTCGACGGCACCTACGAAGTCACCGAAGACGAGGTACTGGAGTTCGCCGAGAAGTACGATCCCCAGCCGTTCCACACCGACAAGGAGGCGGCGAAAGACTCAATCTTCGGCTCGCTGGCCGCTTCAGGGTGGCACACCGCCTCGATATGCATGCGGCTGCTCGTCGATGGCTTCCTCGACGCCGAAACGTCGATGGGCGCCCGCGGCATCGACGACCTCCAGTGGAAGCAGCCGGTGTACCCGGGCGACACGCTGTGCGTCGACGTGGAAATCCTCGAAAAACGAGTCTCCGAGAGCCGCCCCGGGATGGGCCACGTCCGCTCGAAGTTGACCGGCTACAACGACGACGGCGAAGCCGTCATCGAGTGGAAGGCCGACGGGATGTTCCGCCGCCGCGAGGCCGACGAGTAA